A window from Ignavibacteriota bacterium encodes these proteins:
- a CDS encoding sodium ion-translocating decarboxylase subunit beta, with the protein MQQFIEFVAHGFDQFMRYTAFANFTLGHVIMLIIALIFLYLAIVKDYEPLLLVPIGFGILIGNIPFLEGANLQLGIYEKGSVLNYLYFGVTQGVYPPLIFLGIGAMTDFSTLLSNPKLILIGAAAQLGIFGAYTLSLALGYLPQHAAAIAIIGGADGPTAIFLSSKLAPELVGAIAVSAYSYMALVPVIQPPIMKLLTTDKERQIRMKPPRQVSKLEKILFPIVGLLLTCFITPSALPLLGMLFFGNILKESGVTKRLADTAKGSLIDIVTILIGLTVGASTQATTFLTAKSIGIFGLGALSFVIATTGGVMFVKIMNLFLKEENKINPLIGNAGVSAVPDSARVSQVVGLQYDSKNHLLMHAMAPNVAGVIGSAVAAGILLSFFLG; encoded by the coding sequence ATGCAGCAATTTATTGAATTTGTAGCTCACGGTTTTGATCAATTTATGCGGTACACTGCATTTGCAAATTTTACACTTGGTCATGTTATAATGTTAATTATTGCTTTAATTTTTCTTTATTTAGCAATTGTAAAAGATTATGAACCGCTTCTATTAGTACCGATCGGATTTGGAATTTTAATTGGAAATATTCCTTTTTTAGAAGGCGCTAATTTGCAATTAGGAATTTATGAAAAAGGAAGCGTTCTTAATTATTTATATTTTGGTGTAACTCAAGGAGTTTATCCCCCTTTAATATTTTTGGGAATTGGTGCGATGACGGATTTTTCTACTTTGCTTTCAAATCCAAAATTAATATTAATTGGCGCTGCTGCCCAATTAGGGATTTTTGGAGCTTACACATTATCTTTAGCTCTGGGATATCTCCCTCAACATGCTGCAGCAATTGCAATTATTGGCGGAGCAGATGGTCCAACTGCAATTTTCTTATCATCTAAATTAGCTCCGGAATTAGTTGGCGCAATTGCAGTTTCCGCATATTCTTATATGGCACTTGTTCCGGTAATTCAGCCGCCGATTATGAAATTGCTTACAACCGATAAAGAACGACAAATAAGAATGAAACCTCCGCGCCAAGTTTCTAAATTGGAGAAAATACTATTCCCAATTGTCGGATTACTCTTAACATGTTTTATCACTCCTTCTGCATTGCCCCTTTTGGGAATGTTATTTTTTGGTAATATTTTGAAAGAAAGCGGAGTTACAAAAAGATTGGCAGATACTGCAAAAGGTTCATTAATAGATATTGTTACTATTCTTATTGGATTGACGGTTGGCGCTTCAACTCAAGCAACAACTTTTTTAACTGCAAAATCAATTGGTATTTTTGGATTAGGAGCGCTTTCTTTTGTAATTGCAACAACCGGTGGAGTAATGTTTGTAAAGATCATGAATTTATTTCTAAAGGAAGAAAATAAAATAAATCCATTAATTGGAAATGCCGGAGTTTCAGCTGTTCCGGATAGTGCAAGGGTTTCTCAAGTTGTTGGCTTACAATACGATTCAAAAAATCATTTGCTTATGCACGCAATGGCTCCAAATGTTGCGGGAGTAATTGGATCAGCAGTTGCAGCAGGTATTTTACTTTCGTTCTTTTTGGGATAA
- a CDS encoding biotin/lipoyl-binding protein, which produces MKKFKFTINGSDYDVEIVNIEDNIAEVEVNGTSYQVQVNKQIQTTKTPKLVRSVVAPSTDIAISEQRTAKPTAAKGAGHIKSPLPGVILNVHVREGDSVKIGDKLITLEAMKMENSVNADKEGKVVKINVRQGDSVMEGDVLVEIGG; this is translated from the coding sequence ATGAAAAAGTTTAAATTTACAATAAATGGAAGTGATTACGACGTTGAAATTGTTAATATTGAAGATAATATTGCCGAAGTTGAAGTGAACGGAACATCATACCAAGTGCAAGTTAACAAACAAATTCAAACAACAAAAACTCCAAAATTAGTTAGATCAGTTGTTGCACCATCTACGGATATTGCAATATCTGAACAAAGAACCGCAAAACCAACTGCAGCAAAAGGTGCGGGACATATAAAATCTCCTCTTCCTGGAGTTATTTTAAATGTTCATGTAAGAGAAGGAGATTCTGTAAAAATCGGCGATAAGTTAATAACACTTGAAGCTATGAAAATGGAAAATAGTGTTAATGCAGATAAAGAAGGAAAAGTTGTTAAAATTAATGTGAGACAAGGTGATTCTGTTATGGAAGGCGATGTTCTTGTTGAGATTGGAGGTTAA
- a CDS encoding OadG family protein — protein MNLGLILQATAAKLDSVSNAKIHENADKFNQIDPWGVGMTFVGMAVVFVSLLLLYILFFNISKVLAFKIKKSRKVEGKDIKVKESEEDLSGNVSAAIAMALHLYMSELHDKENTVLTINKVARTYSPWSSKIYGLRQNPR, from the coding sequence ATGAATTTAGGTTTAATTTTACAAGCAACCGCTGCAAAACTTGATTCCGTTTCGAATGCTAAAATTCATGAAAACGCTGATAAGTTCAATCAAATTGATCCTTGGGGCGTGGGAATGACTTTCGTTGGAATGGCTGTAGTTTTTGTTTCGCTTTTACTTCTCTACATACTTTTTTTCAATATTTCAAAAGTTCTTGCATTCAAAATAAAGAAATCAAGAAAAGTTGAAGGTAAAGACATAAAGGTTAAAGAAAGTGAAGAAGATTTAAGCGGAAACGTAAGTGCGGCAATTGCAATGGCTTTGCATTTATACATGAGTGAATTGCACGATAAAGAAAATACGGTTCTTACAATTAATAAAGTTGCAAGAACATATTCGCCGTGGAGTTCAAAAATTTATGGTTTAAGACAAAATCCAAGATGA
- a CDS encoding acyl-CoA carboxylase subunit beta, with the protein MSLQDKIKELMDMRQKARLGGGEKRIEAQHQKGKFTARERIEMLLDDGSFEEFDMFVSHRTVDFGLDKQTYLSDGVVTGYGTIDGRLVYVFSQDFTIFGGSLSEMYAQKICKVMDKAMKVGAPVIGINDSGGARIQEGVKSLGGYADIFQKNILASGVVPQISAIFGPCAGGAVYSPALTDFTIMSKNTSYMFVTGPKVVKTVTGEVVTDEELGGAMVHGTKSGVTHFVADSEEEGILLIRKLLSYLPQNNLEDPPLVACDDPIDRLEDTLNEIIPDSPNKPYDVKNVIHAIADNHEFLEIQRHYAPNIITGFARFNGISVGIVANQPNYLAGVLDINSSRKAARFVRFCDAFNIPILTLVDVPGFLPGTAQEYGGIILHGAKLLFAYGEATVPKITIILRKAYGGAYDVMGSKHLRGDINYAWPSAEIAVMGPRGAIEVLNNKEIAAIENPEERNAFITQKENEYKQKFATPYAAAKYGYIDDIIEPRNTRFRVIRALQSLSTKKDVNPPKKHSNIPL; encoded by the coding sequence ATGTCGTTACAAGATAAGATTAAAGAATTGATGGATATGCGACAAAAAGCGCGTTTGGGCGGCGGTGAAAAAAGAATTGAAGCCCAGCATCAAAAAGGAAAATTTACCGCACGTGAAAGAATTGAAATGTTATTGGATGACGGTTCTTTTGAAGAATTTGATATGTTCGTTTCACATAGAACTGTAGATTTTGGTTTAGATAAACAAACATATTTATCCGATGGAGTTGTTACCGGTTACGGAACAATTGACGGAAGATTGGTTTACGTTTTTTCACAAGATTTTACAATTTTCGGCGGATCACTTTCAGAAATGTATGCACAAAAAATCTGCAAAGTTATGGATAAAGCAATGAAAGTTGGCGCACCCGTAATTGGTATTAACGATAGCGGTGGTGCGAGAATTCAAGAAGGTGTAAAAAGTTTAGGTGGATATGCAGATATTTTCCAAAAAAATATTTTAGCTTCCGGTGTTGTTCCGCAAATTTCCGCAATATTTGGTCCATGTGCTGGCGGCGCAGTTTATTCGCCGGCTTTAACAGATTTTACAATTATGAGTAAAAATACAAGCTACATGTTTGTTACCGGTCCAAAAGTTGTAAAAACTGTAACCGGCGAAGTTGTTACCGATGAAGAACTCGGAGGTGCAATGGTTCACGGAACAAAATCTGGTGTAACTCATTTTGTTGCAGATTCCGAAGAAGAAGGAATTTTACTAATTAGAAAATTATTAAGCTATCTTCCACAAAATAATTTGGAAGATCCGCCGTTAGTTGCATGTGATGATCCGATTGACAGATTGGAAGATACTTTAAATGAAATTATTCCGGATAGCCCAAACAAACCTTACGATGTAAAAAATGTAATTCATGCAATTGCTGATAATCATGAATTTTTAGAAATCCAAAGACATTATGCCCCAAATATAATTACCGGTTTCGCAAGATTTAACGGAATTTCTGTGGGAATTGTTGCTAATCAACCGAATTATTTAGCCGGAGTTTTAGATATAAATTCATCAAGAAAAGCTGCAAGATTTGTACGTTTCTGCGATGCTTTCAATATTCCAATTTTAACATTGGTTGATGTTCCTGGATTTTTACCCGGAACAGCACAAGAATATGGTGGAATTATTCTTCACGGTGCAAAATTATTATTTGCTTATGGCGAAGCTACTGTTCCGAAAATTACAATTATTTTAAGAAAAGCATACGGCGGCGCTTATGATGTTATGGGATCAAAACATTTACGCGGCGATATAAATTACGCCTGGCCTTCAGCAGAAATTGCAGTGATGGGTCCGCGCGGTGCAATTGAAGTTTTGAATAATAAAGAAATTGCCGCAATCGAAAATCCAGAAGAAAGAAATGCTTTCATCACTCAAAAAGAAAATGAATACAAACAAAAATTCGCAACTCCTTATGCAGCTGCAAAATATGGTTATATTGATGATATTATAGAACCACGAAATACTCGATTCAGAGTTATTCGCGCACTTCAATCTTTATCAACAAAGAAAGATGTAAATCCGCCTAAAAAACATTCCAATATTCCATTGTGA
- the mce gene encoding methylmalonyl-CoA epimerase, with product MNINRIEHLGIAVNNLEESIKFYEEKLGLKCYAIEEVADQKVKTAFFKVGETKIELLESTSPDGPIGKFIEKKGEGIHHIAFHVENLHESLNELQQKDVKLIDANPRKGAENLNIAFLHPKSTGGVLTELCSDKLTI from the coding sequence ATGAATATAAATCGAATAGAACATTTGGGAATTGCAGTTAATAATTTGGAAGAATCTATAAAATTTTATGAGGAAAAACTTGGATTAAAATGTTATGCAATTGAAGAAGTTGCTGATCAAAAAGTAAAAACTGCATTTTTCAAAGTTGGTGAAACAAAAATTGAACTTTTGGAATCTACTTCACCAGATGGACCAATTGGAAAATTTATTGAGAAAAAAGGGGAAGGAATTCATCACATTGCGTTTCATGTTGAAAATTTGCATGAATCTCTAAATGAACTTCAGCAAAAAGATGTAAAATTAATAGATGCAAATCCGCGTAAAGGTGCAGAAAATTTAAATATTGCTTTTCTTCATCCGAAATCAACCGGTGGAGTTTTAACAGAACTTTGTTCAGATAAATTAACAATTTAA
- a CDS encoding GIY-YIG nuclease family protein: MNKVYVIYSLKFNKIYIGQTEDLERRLFEHNNKLLSAYTKKYTPWEIIYVEEFPTRNEAIIREKQLKSQKGREFIWKLINADGL, translated from the coding sequence ATGAATAAAGTATACGTTATATATTCATTAAAATTCAATAAAATTTATATTGGTCAAACAGAAGATTTAGAAAGAAGATTGTTTGAGCACAATAATAAATTACTTTCCGCATATACAAAAAAGTACACTCCTTGGGAAATTATTTATGTTGAAGAATTTCCCACAAGAAATGAAGCAATAATAAGAGAGAAACAATTAAAGTCTCAAAAAGGAAGAGAATTTATTTGGAAATTAATAAATGCTGACGGGTTGTAG